A genomic window from Gemmatimonadaceae bacterium includes:
- a CDS encoding RNA polymerase sigma factor: MTDAQLIAEILRGNPRAERQLYDAHVDRIYRLAWRMAGDETLARDFTQDTFVRAFSKLADFRGDSSLATWLHAIATSVILNGLKKVRRIHGRELTGDTLPDAEVATREAEPDLKLRLRKAIDGLADGYRTVFVMHDVEGYTHEEIASALGIQPGTSKAQLHRARARLREELAEFAGEWAS, translated from the coding sequence GTGACAGACGCTCAACTCATCGCCGAGATCCTGCGGGGCAATCCACGCGCAGAGCGTCAGCTCTATGACGCGCACGTGGACCGCATCTACCGGCTGGCTTGGCGGATGGCTGGGGACGAGACCCTCGCCCGCGACTTCACGCAGGACACGTTCGTCCGGGCCTTCAGCAAGCTCGCCGACTTCCGGGGCGATTCGTCCCTCGCCACCTGGCTCCACGCCATCGCGACGTCGGTGATCCTCAACGGGCTCAAGAAGGTGCGGCGCATCCACGGGCGGGAACTGACCGGGGACACGCTGCCGGATGCCGAGGTCGCGACGCGCGAGGCCGAACCAGACCTCAAGCTGCGACTGCGCAAGGCGATCGATGGCCTCGCGGACGGCTACCGCACGGTGTTCGTGATGCACGACGTGGAAGGCTACACGCACGAGGAGATCGCCAGCGCGCTGGGAATCCAGCCAGGCACCTCCAAGGCACAGCTGCACCGGGCGCGGGCTCGGCTACGGGAAGAATTGGCGGAATTCGCCGGGGAGTGGGCATCGTGA